The proteins below are encoded in one region of Ornithinimicrobium avium:
- a CDS encoding GNAT family N-acetyltransferase has translation MRAPAGRSPRALEGMYVVRLTPEDWRSYAELRVGMLTDAPDAFWTTLAEVQERTEEEWRRSSNGHTLQARDAGGRPVGTVTVLTPEVPPHVGLLPGAGDALVLAVYVIPDARGRGVVDALLEAARALARDVLGADRLVLQVTETNVAALRVYERHGYALTGHSLPHPRQPGVRDLEMARPV, from the coding sequence GTGCGCGCACCTGCGGGCCGGAGCCCCCGCGCGCTCGAGGGCATGTATGTCGTCCGCCTCACCCCGGAGGACTGGCGCAGCTACGCCGAGCTGCGGGTGGGCATGCTCACCGACGCCCCGGACGCGTTCTGGACGACGCTGGCCGAGGTGCAGGAGCGCACCGAGGAGGAGTGGCGACGCAGCAGCAACGGCCACACCCTCCAGGCGCGCGACGCCGGCGGACGGCCGGTGGGGACGGTGACGGTGCTCACCCCGGAGGTCCCGCCGCACGTCGGGCTGCTGCCCGGCGCCGGGGACGCGCTCGTGCTGGCCGTGTACGTCATACCCGATGCGCGCGGGCGGGGCGTGGTCGACGCGCTCCTGGAGGCGGCGCGGGCCCTGGCCCGGGACGTGCTCGGCGCGGACCGGCTGGTGCTGCAGGTGACCGAGACGAACGTGGCCGCCCTCCGGGTCTACGAGCGGCACGGCTACGCGCTGACCGGGCACTCGCTGCCGCACCCGCGCCAGCCGGGCGTGCGCGACCTGGAGATGGCCCGACCCGTCTGA
- a CDS encoding LuxR C-terminal-related transcriptional regulator has translation MRLYGRDEALRSVATALGEPGSLVTITGLPGSGRTSVARAAVEVAGPEHHRVEGRRTTLPGALRAALEVVPPAGLVLVDDADHVTGAREVVRHLRDAQPGRRVLLVSRTPSGLADEVVVRLAPLEAPDPTEDPDVLRHHPAVQIFLDVASRTGTAAEMEDAAIGHVARICGALGGLPGAISLVAARTATYSPATLVSLLAREPGRLLRARAVAGQDDTHDLFAAVALSISLVEPGERALLEDLAVFHGPVGIEALAEVCGRAEVVDELSALVDVHLVEPHHDQRGSRFSLPPLLRGHLGGTADGTADGTAYSPSSPQLLGRHRRWARRVAEEAVALERAGRPTAARELVAPLEEDLEAALGRALRHRDASDASVLLLALLPVRAGRGTTPEVLGLTGTVLDLCAGTEGAGMSDPSDVLVLTAWRELLRAESAESPAATTAAADALAEVRERARSLGERALLEITCLAVQAARSMVERTRLEEWAHEGRRLAERLGDEVRLSRLETWCGMFAHQRGDFVAAARWARQALERSHHLDDPALVLRPSILLRGLPTEHGRPHDLPSLDQLVRLAHDCGDLAVLDWLEPTAAFGALTADDPARAAEHCATTLRRVRTHGTRQRSGPPLLCLFLLAVRTGDLQWAWRLRGILLHHDALLRPSLPLLVADAYDRAVRGLDTAAATHPEASTHLAWGGRLDLDEAIDAALDYAAQVRRTSPAVPASRPLLGREREPARPGEVSASSRSGHELTGHELTGRELDVLARLVSGGTNRDISVDLGISAKTVMHHTSAIYRKLRVRGRAEAVAWYLRHFSDDTGWEVSEGLHLVRGKAEA, from the coding sequence GTGAGGCTGTACGGTCGCGACGAGGCGTTGCGGTCGGTCGCCACCGCGCTGGGCGAGCCGGGCTCGCTGGTCACCATCACCGGGCTGCCGGGGTCGGGCCGCACGAGCGTGGCGCGGGCGGCCGTCGAGGTCGCGGGACCCGAGCACCACCGTGTCGAGGGTCGGCGCACGACGCTGCCTGGCGCCCTGCGTGCCGCCCTGGAGGTCGTCCCACCGGCCGGGCTGGTCCTCGTGGACGACGCGGACCACGTGACCGGGGCCCGCGAGGTGGTGCGGCACCTGCGCGACGCGCAGCCCGGGCGCAGGGTGCTGCTGGTCTCCCGCACCCCCTCGGGGCTGGCCGACGAGGTCGTCGTGCGCCTGGCGCCCCTCGAGGCGCCGGACCCCACGGAGGACCCGGACGTGCTGCGGCACCATCCGGCGGTCCAGATCTTCCTCGACGTGGCCTCGCGCACCGGGACGGCCGCCGAGATGGAGGACGCCGCGATCGGCCACGTCGCCCGGATCTGCGGCGCGCTGGGCGGTCTGCCGGGGGCGATCAGCCTGGTGGCGGCACGCACCGCGACCTACTCCCCCGCCACCCTCGTGAGCCTGCTGGCGCGCGAGCCCGGCCGGCTGCTGCGGGCCAGGGCCGTGGCGGGGCAGGACGACACCCACGACCTCTTCGCCGCGGTGGCGCTGAGCATCTCCCTGGTGGAGCCCGGAGAGCGGGCCCTGCTGGAGGACCTGGCCGTCTTCCACGGCCCCGTCGGGATCGAGGCCCTCGCGGAGGTCTGCGGACGCGCGGAGGTGGTCGACGAGCTCTCCGCCCTCGTCGACGTCCACCTCGTGGAGCCCCACCACGACCAGCGGGGCAGCCGCTTCTCCCTGCCGCCGCTGCTCCGGGGGCACCTGGGCGGCACCGCGGACGGCACCGCGGACGGCACCGCGTACAGCCCCTCGTCGCCCCAGCTCCTCGGCCGGCACCGCCGGTGGGCACGCCGGGTGGCCGAGGAGGCCGTCGCCCTGGAACGCGCCGGCCGGCCGACCGCCGCCCGGGAGCTCGTCGCACCCCTGGAGGAGGACCTCGAGGCGGCACTGGGGCGGGCGCTGCGGCACCGCGACGCGTCCGACGCCAGCGTCCTGCTCCTGGCGCTGCTGCCCGTGCGGGCCGGACGCGGCACGACGCCGGAGGTGCTCGGTCTGACAGGCACCGTCCTGGACCTGTGCGCCGGGACCGAGGGGGCCGGGATGTCCGATCCGAGCGACGTGCTGGTGCTCACCGCCTGGCGCGAGCTGCTGCGCGCGGAGTCCGCCGAGTCACCGGCCGCGACCACGGCCGCGGCGGACGCCCTGGCCGAGGTCCGCGAGCGGGCCCGCTCCCTGGGGGAGCGCGCTCTGCTGGAGATCACCTGCTTGGCGGTCCAGGCGGCCCGTTCGATGGTCGAGCGGACACGCCTCGAGGAGTGGGCGCACGAGGGCCGCCGGCTGGCCGAACGGCTCGGGGACGAGGTCCGGCTCTCGAGGCTGGAGACCTGGTGCGGGATGTTCGCCCACCAGCGGGGGGACTTCGTGGCCGCTGCCCGGTGGGCGCGCCAGGCGCTGGAGCGCAGCCACCACCTGGACGATCCCGCCCTGGTGCTGCGCCCCTCCATCCTGCTGCGCGGTCTGCCCACGGAGCACGGACGTCCGCACGACCTGCCCTCCCTGGACCAGCTGGTGCGGCTCGCCCACGACTGCGGTGACCTCGCCGTGCTGGACTGGCTGGAGCCGACCGCGGCCTTCGGCGCCCTCACCGCGGACGACCCGGCCAGGGCCGCCGAGCACTGCGCCACGACGCTGCGCCGGGTGCGCACGCACGGCACGCGGCAGCGTTCCGGACCGCCGCTGCTGTGCCTGTTCCTGCTGGCGGTGCGCACCGGGGACCTGCAGTGGGCCTGGCGGCTGCGGGGGATCCTCCTGCACCACGACGCGCTGCTGCGCCCCTCCCTCCCGCTGCTGGTGGCCGACGCCTACGACCGGGCGGTCCGCGGCCTGGACACGGCCGCCGCGACGCACCCGGAGGCGAGCACGCACCTCGCCTGGGGCGGCCGGCTCGACCTCGACGAGGCGATCGACGCCGCGCTGGACTACGCCGCGCAGGTGCGCCGGACGAGCCCTGCCGTCCCCGCCTCCCGTCCGTTGCTCGGGCGGGAACGGGAGCCTGCCCGCCCGGGCGAGGTCTCAGCGTCCTCCCGCAGCGGGCACGAGCTGACCGGGCACGAGCTGACCGGGCGCGAGCTGGACGTCCTGGCACGGCTCGTCTCCGGCGGCACCAACCGGGACATCTCCGTCGACCTCGGCATCAGCGCCAAGACCGTCATGCACCACACCTCGGCGATCTACCGCAAGCTCCGGGTGCGCGGCCGAGCTGAGGCGGTGGCCTGGTACCTGCGCCACTTCTCCGACGACACCGGCTGGGAGGTCTCCGAGGGTCTGCACCTCGTGCGGGGCAAGGCAGAGGCGTGA
- a CDS encoding PAC2 family protein, which produces MTTHSPLFRLEADAERQPQPAPLLFVALEGFLDAGQVRSALAEHLLDTLEHEVVASFAVDELVDYRSRRPLMTFDSDHYADYDDPSLILYRMTDAAGEPFLLLHGVEPDFRWEGFVEAVRQLGLAFGVRRVVSAHGIPMAVPHTRPVGMTRFASDRELLGDHTPIFGSVKIPGSAEALLHLRLAEAGLTTMGVAVHVPHYLAETQFGDAVVAAADAVMDLTGLVLPTAELVSAAALTRGRIEAELEQNEEAREVVEGLEQRYDHFVEGQRRRSLLAAEAAKLPSADEIGEALEAFLADPGVAGPAPQEPGEGTEEPG; this is translated from the coding sequence GTGACGACGCACTCACCGCTGTTCCGCCTGGAGGCAGACGCCGAGCGCCAGCCCCAGCCCGCCCCGCTGCTCTTCGTGGCGCTCGAGGGGTTCCTCGACGCCGGGCAGGTCCGCAGCGCGCTGGCCGAGCACCTGCTGGACACCCTCGAGCACGAGGTGGTGGCCAGCTTCGCCGTCGACGAACTGGTCGACTACCGCTCGCGCCGACCGCTCATGACCTTCGACTCCGACCACTACGCCGACTACGACGACCCCTCGCTCATCCTCTACCGGATGACCGACGCCGCGGGCGAGCCGTTCCTGCTCCTGCACGGTGTCGAGCCGGACTTCCGCTGGGAGGGCTTCGTGGAGGCGGTGCGCCAGCTGGGACTGGCCTTCGGCGTGCGCCGCGTCGTGAGCGCGCACGGCATCCCGATGGCGGTGCCGCACACCCGGCCGGTGGGGATGACCCGCTTCGCCAGCGACCGGGAGCTGCTCGGCGACCACACCCCGATCTTCGGCTCGGTCAAGATCCCCGGCAGCGCCGAGGCGCTGCTGCACCTGCGGCTGGCAGAGGCCGGGCTGACCACGATGGGCGTGGCCGTCCACGTGCCGCACTACCTGGCCGAGACGCAGTTCGGCGACGCGGTCGTGGCAGCGGCCGACGCGGTCATGGACCTCACCGGGCTGGTGCTGCCGACCGCCGAGCTCGTCTCCGCCGCCGCTCTCACCCGCGGCCGCATCGAGGCCGAGCTCGAGCAGAACGAGGAGGCCCGCGAGGTCGTGGAGGGGCTGGAGCAGCGCTACGACCACTTCGTCGAGGGCCAGCGCCGCCGCAGCCTGCTCGCCGCGGAGGCGGCCAAGCTGCCCAGCGCAGACGAGATCGGGGAGGCACTGGAGGCGTTCCTGGCCGACCCGGGCGTCGCCGGTCCCGCACCCCAGGAGCCCGGCGAGGGCACCGAGGAGCCCGGCTGA
- a CDS encoding DUF4192 family protein yields the protein MDDITETETTAKPTTCESTRRGEEAGEGPVLLSGTEHLLAALPHVLGYHPRRSVVLVATAPGARDAPHRRHAVLTARVDLPPGEDADVVLQAFAGPLARVAREQAGAGGGGAGRAGVPEGLDGLLLHVFVHDAPPQVADAVACAVWTLASAGGHGLHDLLLVEGERYLPLVADGVAGGRILRLVLGLDPADEVVAGTGGAGGAGGASRGADGTAADSAWGWRPVPVPADVPGVADLVLRGRSALPGRDDVVAGVRRHDPDAAAQTGSALDALRRGTDGSGRTRQHQLSALACLSRWVVDGEDEPDPAQRARVVLALSDRTLRDALLARWLPELFSVEEVLSAEDARDLRRSVRAWPARDAGALDRLLGVAAAVPRPVAAPLLTVAGVVAWGQGEGTVANETVDLALEIDPGYRMALLVQAALERGIPPWRRGAKAA from the coding sequence ATGGACGACATCACGGAGACGGAGACCACTGCGAAGCCCACCACCTGCGAGAGCACCCGGCGAGGGGAGGAGGCGGGGGAGGGGCCGGTGCTGCTCTCGGGCACCGAGCACCTGCTCGCGGCGCTGCCGCACGTGCTCGGCTACCACCCGCGCCGCTCGGTGGTGCTGGTCGCGACCGCCCCGGGCGCCCGCGACGCCCCCCACCGGCGCCACGCGGTCCTGACCGCGCGGGTGGACCTGCCGCCCGGCGAGGACGCGGACGTGGTGCTCCAGGCGTTCGCGGGGCCGCTGGCCCGGGTGGCCCGCGAGCAGGCCGGCGCCGGGGGAGGTGGCGCGGGTCGGGCCGGCGTGCCCGAGGGGCTGGACGGTCTGCTGCTGCACGTCTTCGTGCACGACGCACCTCCGCAGGTCGCCGACGCGGTGGCCTGCGCGGTCTGGACCCTGGCCTCGGCCGGCGGGCACGGCCTGCACGACCTGCTGCTCGTGGAGGGGGAGCGCTACCTGCCGCTCGTGGCCGACGGGGTCGCTGGCGGGCGGATCCTGCGGCTGGTCCTTGGCCTCGACCCTGCCGATGAGGTCGTGGCGGGGACCGGGGGCGCAGGTGGCGCAGGGGGCGCTTCCCGGGGAGCCGACGGCACGGCTGCTGACAGTGCCTGGGGCTGGCGTCCCGTCCCCGTGCCCGCGGACGTGCCCGGTGTGGCCGACCTCGTCCTGCGCGGGAGGTCGGCCCTGCCCGGACGGGACGACGTCGTGGCCGGCGTGCGCCGTCACGACCCTGACGCCGCGGCGCAGACCGGCTCGGCCCTGGACGCGCTCCGTCGCGGCACGGACGGCTCCGGCCGCACGAGGCAGCACCAGCTGTCCGCGCTGGCGTGCCTGAGCCGCTGGGTGGTCGACGGAGAGGACGAGCCGGACCCCGCGCAGCGGGCCCGCGTCGTCCTGGCGCTGTCGGACCGCACCCTGCGCGACGCGCTCCTGGCGCGGTGGCTGCCCGAGCTGTTCAGCGTGGAGGAGGTGCTGTCCGCCGAGGACGCGCGGGACCTGCGGCGTTCGGTCCGTGCGTGGCCCGCCCGGGACGCCGGAGCGCTGGACCGGCTGCTGGGGGTGGCCGCCGCGGTGCCCCGTCCGGTAGCCGCCCCGCTGCTGACCGTGGCCGGCGTCGTCGCCTGGGGACAGGGGGAGGGGACGGTCGCCAACGAGACGGTCGACCTCGCCCTGGAGATCGACCCCGGCTACCGCATGGCGCTGCTGGTGCAGGCGGCGCTGGAGCGGGGCATCCCGCCCTGGCGACGGGGGGCGAAGGCGGCCTGA
- a CDS encoding universal stress protein, with the protein MSVIVGYIPTREGRAALRAARAEALLRETKLIVVNSHRGGRDFDAVEAQRFEEELTTVQHDLDEAGIQHEVRALVRGNEPAEDLVQVADESDGMLIVIGLRRRTPIGKLILGSNAQRILLEATCPVLAVKAGEDD; encoded by the coding sequence ATGTCGGTCATCGTCGGCTATATCCCCACGCGTGAAGGCCGTGCGGCCCTGCGCGCCGCCCGTGCCGAGGCACTGCTGCGTGAGACCAAGCTGATCGTCGTCAACTCCCACCGCGGCGGTCGCGACTTCGACGCCGTGGAGGCCCAGCGCTTCGAGGAAGAGCTGACCACCGTGCAGCACGACCTGGACGAGGCCGGCATCCAGCACGAGGTCCGCGCGCTGGTGCGCGGCAACGAGCCGGCCGAGGACCTGGTGCAGGTCGCCGACGAGAGCGACGGCATGCTCATCGTGATCGGGCTGCGCCGCCGCACCCCGATCGGCAAGCTGATCCTGGGCTCCAACGCCCAGCGGATCCTGCTCGAGGCGACCTGCCCGGTGCTGGCGGTCAAGGCCGGCGAGGACGACTGA
- a CDS encoding RNA polymerase sigma factor, translating to MTAKTSRNPAPTELPPAFEHKALKSLLAQGTQDGHVAMSQVRDALHEAEVSTSAAQKKVLRVFSDQAIEVRDDGTSKAAAPRRAARKTAAKTTAAPAAKTAAKKSASKTGASKTAASKTTASKTTVAETSAEAAGEGAPAAKAAAPRTAARKTAAKTTAASKTAAKTTAAKTAASKTAAKDADTPAQEATTATTRRTATKKAATTRAAAGAAAGDKPAPRKRAAKKATAARTTAVEKPDEDVEVDDEDADEEDAEADKPVTAKKASDKDDDSFVLSSADDDDAPAQQVVTAGATADPVKDYLKQIGKVALLNAEQEVELAKRIEAGLFAEEKLKSGEKVEAKLKRELWWISQDGKNAKNHLLEANLRLVVSLAKRYTGRGMLFLDLIQEGNLGLIRAVEKFDYTKGYKFSTYATWWIRQAITRAMADQARTIRIPVHMVEVINKLARVQRQMLQDLGREPTPDELAKELDMTPEKVVEVQKYGREPISLHTPLGEDGDSEFGDLIEDSEAVVPADAVSFTLLQEQLHSVLDTLSEREAGVVSMRFGLSDGQPKTLDEIGKVYGVTRERIRQIESKTMSKLRHPSRSQVLRDYLD from the coding sequence GTGACCGCCAAGACCTCCCGTAACCCCGCCCCGACCGAGCTTCCGCCCGCCTTCGAGCACAAGGCTCTCAAGTCTCTCCTGGCGCAGGGCACGCAGGACGGTCACGTGGCGATGTCGCAGGTCCGGGACGCGCTCCACGAGGCCGAGGTCTCCACGTCCGCCGCCCAGAAGAAGGTGCTCCGCGTGTTCAGCGACCAGGCGATCGAGGTCCGCGACGACGGGACCTCAAAGGCCGCCGCGCCCCGGCGCGCCGCCCGCAAGACCGCGGCCAAGACGACGGCCGCGCCCGCCGCGAAGACGGCTGCCAAGAAGTCGGCCAGCAAGACCGGCGCCAGCAAGACCGCGGCCAGCAAGACCACGGCCAGCAAGACCACCGTCGCCGAGACGTCCGCGGAGGCCGCGGGCGAGGGCGCACCCGCGGCGAAGGCTGCTGCCCCCAGGACAGCCGCCAGGAAGACCGCGGCCAAGACCACCGCGGCGTCCAAGACCGCTGCCAAGACCACCGCTGCCAAGACCGCTGCGTCGAAGACCGCGGCCAAGGACGCCGACACCCCAGCGCAGGAGGCCACCACCGCGACCACGCGCCGCACCGCCACGAAGAAGGCGGCCACCACGCGCGCCGCCGCCGGTGCCGCCGCGGGCGACAAGCCGGCGCCCCGCAAGCGTGCGGCCAAGAAGGCCACCGCCGCCAGGACCACCGCCGTCGAGAAGCCGGACGAGGACGTCGAGGTCGACGACGAGGACGCCGACGAGGAGGACGCCGAGGCCGACAAGCCGGTCACCGCCAAGAAGGCGTCCGACAAGGACGACGACAGCTTCGTGCTGTCCTCGGCCGACGACGACGACGCACCGGCCCAGCAGGTCGTGACCGCCGGCGCCACCGCGGACCCGGTCAAGGACTACCTCAAGCAGATCGGCAAGGTCGCCCTCCTCAACGCCGAGCAGGAGGTCGAGCTCGCCAAGCGGATCGAGGCCGGCCTGTTCGCCGAGGAGAAGCTGAAGTCCGGCGAAAAGGTCGAGGCCAAGCTCAAGCGCGAGCTGTGGTGGATCTCCCAGGACGGCAAGAACGCCAAGAACCACCTGCTCGAGGCCAACCTGCGCCTCGTGGTCAGCCTCGCCAAGCGCTACACCGGCCGTGGCATGCTCTTCCTCGACCTCATCCAGGAGGGCAACCTCGGTCTCATCCGTGCGGTCGAGAAGTTCGACTACACCAAGGGCTACAAGTTCTCCACCTACGCCACCTGGTGGATCCGCCAGGCGATCACCCGGGCGATGGCCGACCAGGCACGCACCATCCGCATCCCGGTGCACATGGTCGAGGTCATCAACAAGCTCGCCCGCGTCCAGCGCCAGATGCTCCAGGACCTGGGCCGCGAGCCCACCCCGGACGAGCTGGCCAAGGAGCTGGACATGACGCCCGAGAAGGTCGTCGAGGTCCAGAAGTACGGCCGCGAGCCGATCTCCCTGCACACCCCGCTGGGCGAGGACGGCGACAGCGAGTTCGGCGACCTCATCGAGGACTCCGAGGCCGTCGTGCCCGCCGACGCGGTGTCGTTCACCCTGCTGCAGGAGCAGCTGCACTCGGTGCTGGACACGCTCTCCGAGCGTGAGGCCGGAGTGGTCTCGATGCGCTTCGGCCTCTCCGACGGCCAGCCCAAGACGCTGGACGAGATCGGCAAGGTCTACGGCGTGACCCGCGAGCGGATCCGGCAGATCGAGTCCAAGACGATGAGCAAGCTGCGCCACCCCTCGCGCTCGCAGGTCCTGCGGGACTACCTGGACTGA
- a CDS encoding EcsC family protein, whose product MGLFGSDDRPAHREADLPAPEDAGPLDSIANAFVNRIMDTGIDGIGPFSSSSKVAADALAKHRGDVRKAVREVVSDHVKLAGAGGFATGVGGIITMPVSLPANVLGFYAIATRMVAAVAELRGYDVSSPGARAAVLLSLVGADADDLLQKAGLGAVTGMTGSGRLARMAVSRMPKAAGMMINKAVGFRLLTTVGGKALARFVRFVPIAGGIVGAGLDGILMKRIADHARKEFVPRPAGEGSVHTP is encoded by the coding sequence ATGGGCCTGTTCGGCTCCGACGACCGCCCGGCACACCGGGAGGCCGACCTGCCGGCACCCGAGGACGCCGGTCCGCTGGACTCGATCGCCAACGCCTTCGTCAACCGGATCATGGACACGGGGATCGACGGCATCGGCCCGTTCTCCTCGTCCTCCAAGGTGGCGGCCGACGCGCTGGCCAAGCACCGCGGCGACGTCCGGAAGGCGGTCCGCGAGGTCGTCTCCGACCATGTCAAGCTGGCCGGCGCGGGCGGTTTCGCCACCGGCGTCGGCGGCATCATCACCATGCCGGTGTCGCTGCCGGCCAACGTGCTGGGCTTCTACGCGATCGCCACCCGCATGGTGGCCGCCGTCGCCGAGCTGCGGGGGTATGACGTCTCATCCCCGGGGGCCCGGGCGGCGGTCCTGCTCTCGCTCGTCGGCGCGGACGCCGACGACCTGCTGCAGAAGGCGGGGCTGGGCGCCGTCACCGGGATGACCGGCTCCGGCCGGCTGGCCCGGATGGCGGTCTCCAGGATGCCCAAGGCCGCCGGGATGATGATCAACAAGGCCGTCGGGTTCCGGCTGCTCACGACCGTGGGCGGCAAGGCCCTGGCCCGGTTCGTCCGGTTCGTGCCGATCGCCGGCGGCATCGTCGGCGCCGGCCTGGACGGGATCCTGATGAAGCGGATCGCCGACCACGCGCGCAAGGAGTTCGTGCCCCGCCCCGCCGGGGAAGGATCCGTCCACACCCCCTGA
- a CDS encoding S9 family peptidase, with protein MSAPPTVFHDLDHYVAVPRLSGLALSPDGRRLVTTVATLNRKGTGYSSAVWEVDPTGERPAHRLTRSAKGETGAAFGAGGDLYFTSARPDPDAEEDEPRAALWLIPAHGGEARVVLGRPGGVDAVTCAPDADVVLVTAAVLPGAVDEEQDARLVAARKEAGVEAILHSGYPVRFWDHDLGPARPHVFVLEEGAAGPAEGEAEATDAEDEAPAPLPGTLDRTAPHRLRRLTGDLALPLHEPHPVLSPDGTFALLAVPVPMARAEQRSALVRIDVASGERHTLLDLEGTEVDSGPVSPDGTRAVVVTDRVTTPTDPPHPRLHLMDTTTGETTPLAPDWDAWPTPAAWTPDGSAVLALADQDGRRPVFRIEVATGEVTQLTHDDDAWSELVVDPEGRVAYGLRSSYLFPSEPARLDLETGEVTALPGPVERPAVPGRLEDVGTTAEDGTRVRGWLALPEGDAPAEGHPLLLWIHGGPLGSWNAWSWRWNPWILVAQGYAVLLPDPALSTGYGQDFIQRGWGAWGEAPYTDLMAITDAVVARDDVDASRTAAMGGSFGGYMANWVAGHTDRFRAIVTHASLWELEGFGPTTDAAFYWQREMTPQMSLANSPHRFVEQIVTPMLVIHGDKDYRVPIGEGLRLWYELLSRSGLPAGEDGSTVHRFLYFPAENHWILSPQHAKIWYAVVCAFLAEHVLGKEPRELPPVLGLTAPAEDAKG; from the coding sequence ATGAGCGCACCGCCGACCGTCTTCCACGACCTCGACCACTACGTCGCCGTCCCGCGGCTCTCCGGGCTGGCGCTGTCGCCGGACGGCCGCCGGCTGGTGACGACGGTGGCCACCCTCAACCGGAAGGGTACGGGCTACTCCTCGGCGGTGTGGGAGGTCGACCCGACCGGCGAGCGGCCCGCGCACCGGCTCACCCGCAGCGCCAAGGGCGAGACGGGCGCGGCGTTCGGCGCGGGCGGCGACCTCTACTTCACCTCCGCGCGGCCCGACCCGGACGCCGAGGAGGACGAGCCGCGGGCCGCCCTGTGGCTGATCCCCGCCCACGGCGGCGAGGCACGCGTCGTGCTCGGCCGGCCCGGCGGGGTCGACGCGGTCACCTGCGCCCCCGACGCCGACGTCGTGCTCGTCACCGCCGCGGTCCTGCCGGGAGCCGTTGACGAGGAGCAGGACGCGAGGCTGGTCGCGGCCCGCAAGGAGGCCGGGGTCGAGGCGATCCTGCACAGCGGCTACCCGGTGCGCTTCTGGGACCACGACCTGGGGCCGGCCCGCCCGCACGTCTTCGTGCTCGAGGAGGGTGCCGCCGGGCCCGCGGAGGGCGAGGCGGAGGCGACGGACGCCGAGGACGAGGCCCCCGCGCCGCTGCCCGGCACGCTCGACCGGACCGCGCCGCACCGCCTGCGCCGGCTCACCGGCGACCTGGCCCTCCCGCTGCACGAGCCGCACCCGGTGCTCTCCCCCGACGGCACCTTCGCGCTGCTGGCGGTCCCGGTGCCGATGGCCCGCGCCGAGCAGCGCTCCGCGCTGGTGCGCATCGACGTGGCGTCCGGCGAACGGCATACCCTCCTGGACCTGGAGGGCACCGAGGTGGACAGCGGCCCGGTCAGTCCGGACGGGACCCGCGCGGTGGTCGTCACCGACCGGGTGACCACCCCGACCGACCCGCCGCACCCGCGCCTGCACCTGATGGACACGACCACGGGCGAGACGACGCCGTTGGCCCCGGACTGGGACGCGTGGCCCACCCCGGCGGCCTGGACGCCGGACGGGTCGGCGGTGCTGGCGCTGGCCGACCAGGACGGACGGCGCCCGGTCTTCCGGATCGAGGTGGCCACCGGTGAGGTCACCCAGCTCACGCACGACGACGACGCCTGGAGCGAGCTGGTGGTCGATCCCGAGGGGCGGGTGGCCTACGGGCTGCGCAGCTCCTACCTCTTCCCCAGCGAGCCGGCGCGGCTGGACCTGGAGACCGGAGAGGTCACCGCGCTGCCGGGACCGGTGGAGCGCCCCGCCGTCCCGGGGCGGCTCGAGGACGTCGGGACCACGGCCGAGGACGGGACGCGCGTGCGCGGTTGGCTGGCGCTGCCCGAGGGCGACGCGCCCGCCGAGGGGCACCCGCTGCTGCTGTGGATCCACGGCGGCCCGCTCGGCTCGTGGAACGCCTGGTCCTGGCGGTGGAACCCGTGGATCCTCGTGGCCCAGGGCTACGCCGTGCTGCTGCCCGACCCCGCGCTGTCCACCGGATACGGGCAGGACTTCATCCAGCGTGGCTGGGGCGCGTGGGGGGAGGCGCCCTACACCGACCTGATGGCGATCACCGACGCCGTGGTCGCCCGGGACGACGTCGACGCCTCCCGGACCGCGGCGATGGGCGGCTCGTTCGGCGGCTACATGGCCAACTGGGTCGCCGGGCACACCGACCGCTTCAGGGCGATCGTCACGCACGCCTCGCTGTGGGAGCTGGAGGGCTTCGGGCCGACGACCGACGCCGCCTTCTACTGGCAGCGCGAGATGACCCCGCAGATGAGCCTGGCCAACAGCCCGCACCGGTTCGTCGAGCAGATCGTCACCCCGATGCTGGTGATCCACGGCGACAAGGACTACCGCGTGCCGATCGGCGAGGGCCTGCGGCTGTGGTACGAGCTGCTCTCCCGCTCCGGCCTGCCCGCCGGCGAAGACGGCTCCACGGTCCACCGGTTCCTCTACTTCCCGGCCGAGAACCACTGGATCCTCTCCCCCCAGCA